A region of Modestobacter marinus DNA encodes the following proteins:
- a CDS encoding cation-translocating P-type ATPase, translated as MAASGLTSAEAAARRVPGGNRLPEQGAPSPVRLLARQFVHFFALLLWGAAVLAVVGGMPQLGAAIVVVVLLNGAFAFVQEHRADRAAEVLRDLVPHRVTVVRDGLRQEVDAVDLVVGDRVLLGAGDRLAADLVLHEVHGLRLDEAMLTGESEPVDKAAGDGGSAGCFVVEGEGSATVTAIGGDTRLAGIATMTRSVERAKTPLSRELDRVVRTITALAVGVGLACFGAGVLLGLPAADGFLFAVGVTVALVPEGLLPTVTLSLARGAQLLAREHALVRRLESVETLGSTTFVCTDKTGTLTQNRMAVVVVWTPAGRVEVTGVGYEPTGQVTGPAPAVEGARRLARAAVRCSTGGIRETAGGWAAFGDPMEAALDALARRVGAPAPDGEPAARRFPFDPRRRRMSVLVGRELSVKGAPDAVLPRCTGVAGAGEEASRLAADGLRVLAVAVRTVDLPAAAGADEAEQELQLLGLVGLEDPPRVGVDAALADCRRAGISVAMVTGDSGATASAIARQVGLWQDGSSRVVQGTELPVDAAALGALLDHDGLVVCRVAPEDKLRIAQALQARGHVVAMTGDGVNDGPALRAADIGVAMGRSGTDVARQAADLVLLDDHFATIVAAVRQGRTTFANIRRFLTYHLTDNVAELAPFLVFSVTGGAVPLAIGVLQVLSLDIATDLLPALALGAEPPTARVLDGPPPRRRLVDRHLLARALGVLGPVEATVAMTAFLTVLVSAGWRYGGTASGATLATASGAAFTAIVLGQFANAFACRSSTRPAWRLGWRSNPLLTGAVAVELVVLVGMLAVRPVAELLGHRPPSLLGLVVAGCAMPAVIGADTLAKAVRARRTAAGDRRR; from the coding sequence GTGGCAGCGAGCGGCCTCACCAGCGCCGAGGCGGCCGCGCGTCGGGTGCCCGGCGGCAACCGGCTCCCCGAGCAGGGCGCACCGTCCCCGGTCCGCCTGCTCGCCAGGCAGTTCGTGCACTTCTTCGCGTTGCTGCTCTGGGGCGCCGCGGTGCTCGCGGTGGTCGGGGGGATGCCGCAGCTGGGGGCGGCGATCGTGGTCGTCGTCCTGCTCAACGGTGCGTTCGCCTTCGTCCAGGAGCACCGGGCCGACCGGGCGGCCGAGGTGCTGCGGGACCTCGTCCCGCACCGGGTCACGGTGGTCCGGGACGGCCTGCGGCAGGAGGTGGACGCCGTCGACCTGGTGGTCGGTGACCGGGTGCTGCTCGGGGCCGGCGACCGGCTGGCCGCCGACCTGGTCCTGCACGAGGTGCACGGTCTGCGGCTGGACGAGGCGATGCTCACCGGCGAGAGCGAGCCGGTCGACAAGGCCGCCGGGGACGGCGGGTCCGCGGGCTGCTTCGTCGTGGAGGGCGAGGGCTCGGCCACCGTGACCGCCATCGGCGGCGACACCCGGCTGGCCGGCATCGCCACGATGACGCGGAGCGTCGAACGGGCGAAGACCCCGCTGAGCCGGGAGCTGGACCGGGTGGTCCGGACGATCACCGCGCTCGCCGTCGGCGTGGGGCTGGCCTGCTTCGGCGCCGGGGTCCTGCTGGGCCTCCCGGCCGCCGACGGCTTCCTGTTCGCGGTGGGGGTCACCGTCGCACTGGTGCCGGAGGGCCTCCTGCCCACGGTCACCCTGTCCCTGGCCCGCGGCGCCCAGCTGCTCGCCCGCGAACACGCACTGGTGCGCCGGCTGGAATCGGTGGAGACGCTGGGGTCGACCACCTTCGTATGCACCGACAAGACCGGGACCCTCACCCAGAACCGGATGGCCGTCGTCGTGGTCTGGACGCCCGCCGGGCGCGTCGAGGTGACCGGCGTCGGGTACGAGCCCACCGGCCAGGTGACCGGCCCCGCCCCGGCGGTCGAGGGGGCGCGGCGGCTCGCGCGGGCCGCGGTGCGCTGCTCCACCGGGGGGATCCGGGAGACCGCGGGGGGCTGGGCCGCGTTCGGGGACCCGATGGAGGCCGCGCTGGACGCCCTCGCCCGTCGGGTCGGCGCCCCCGCTCCGGACGGCGAGCCGGCCGCCCGCCGGTTCCCCTTCGACCCGCGGCGACGGCGGATGTCGGTCCTCGTCGGCCGGGAGCTCTCCGTCAAGGGCGCCCCGGACGCGGTGCTGCCGCGCTGCACCGGCGTCGCCGGCGCCGGCGAGGAGGCGTCCCGGCTGGCTGCGGACGGGCTGCGGGTGCTCGCCGTCGCCGTCCGGACGGTGGACCTGCCGGCCGCCGCCGGCGCCGACGAGGCGGAGCAGGAGCTGCAGCTGCTCGGCCTGGTGGGGCTGGAGGACCCGCCGCGCGTGGGGGTCGACGCCGCCCTCGCCGACTGCCGGCGCGCCGGCATCTCGGTCGCCATGGTCACCGGTGACTCCGGGGCGACCGCGAGCGCCATCGCCCGGCAGGTCGGGTTGTGGCAGGACGGTTCCAGCCGGGTCGTCCAGGGGACGGAGCTGCCGGTCGACGCCGCCGCCCTCGGTGCCCTGCTGGACCACGACGGGCTGGTGGTGTGCCGGGTCGCGCCCGAGGACAAGCTGCGCATCGCCCAGGCGCTCCAGGCCCGCGGGCACGTGGTCGCGATGACCGGCGACGGCGTGAACGACGGGCCGGCGCTGCGGGCCGCCGACATCGGCGTGGCCATGGGGCGCAGCGGGACCGACGTCGCCCGCCAGGCGGCGGACCTGGTCCTGCTGGACGACCACTTCGCCACCATCGTCGCCGCGGTGCGCCAGGGGCGGACGACGTTCGCCAACATCCGCCGCTTCCTGACCTACCACCTGACCGACAACGTGGCCGAGCTCGCCCCGTTCCTGGTCTTCAGCGTCACCGGGGGCGCCGTCCCGCTGGCGATCGGGGTGCTGCAGGTGCTCAGCCTGGACATCGCCACCGACCTGCTGCCGGCCCTGGCCCTCGGTGCCGAGCCGCCCACCGCACGGGTGCTGGACGGCCCGCCGCCCCGGCGTCGGCTCGTCGACCGGCACCTGCTCGCCCGGGCGCTGGGGGTCCTCGGCCCGGTGGAGGCGACCGTGGCGATGACCGCCTTCCTCACCGTGCTGGTGTCCGCGGGGTGGCGCTACGGCGGGACGGCGTCCGGCGCGACGCTCGCGACCGCCTCCGGTGCGGCGTTCACCGCGATCGTGCTCGGTCAGTTCGCCAACGCCTTCGCCTGCCGCAGCAGCACCCGGCCGGCCTGGCGGCTGGGCTGGCGCAGCAACCCGCTGCTGACCGGTGCGGTGGCGGTCGAGCTCGTCGTCCTCGTCGGCATGCTCGCGGTCCGGCCGGTGGCCGAGCTGCTGGGCCACCGGCCGCCGTCCCTGCTCGGCCTGGTGGTGGCCGGTTGCGCCATGCCCGCCGTGATCGGGGCCGACACACTGGCCAAGGCCGTGCGGGCACGACGGACCGCCGCCGGCGACCGGCGGCGGTGA
- a CDS encoding zinc-dependent alcohol dehydrogenase family protein — protein sequence MQAWVVDRPGPMESGPLRRVERDPPEPGPGQVRVRVRCCGVCRTDLHLAEGDLPPRRPQVTPGHEVVGLVEARGPGAERFAVGDRIGVPWLGRTDGVCRFCRRGAENLCLDPGFTGWDLDGGFADACLADERFAHRLPEGLTDEQAAPLLCAGIIGYRALRAADVPPGGRLGIYGFGGSGHLTAQVALAQGMRVHVLTRGARNQDLAQRLGVDSVGGPADPPPEPLDGAVLFAPAGGLVPVALRALDRGGTLAVAGIWLSAIPALDHATELFQERRLRSVTANTRQDAEEFLGLAGRLGVRATTVGYPMAQAQVALADLADGRFSGAAVLHA from the coding sequence GTGCAGGCATGGGTCGTGGACCGTCCCGGGCCGATGGAGTCCGGGCCGCTGCGCCGGGTCGAGCGGGATCCGCCCGAGCCCGGTCCCGGCCAGGTCAGGGTGCGGGTGCGGTGCTGCGGTGTCTGCCGCACCGACCTGCACCTGGCCGAGGGCGACCTGCCACCGCGCCGGCCGCAGGTCACGCCGGGGCACGAGGTGGTGGGTCTCGTCGAGGCACGGGGCCCCGGCGCCGAGCGCTTCGCCGTCGGTGACCGGATCGGTGTGCCCTGGCTGGGGCGGACGGACGGGGTCTGCCGGTTCTGCCGCCGGGGCGCGGAGAACCTGTGCCTGGACCCGGGGTTCACCGGCTGGGACCTCGACGGCGGCTTCGCCGACGCCTGCCTCGCCGACGAGCGGTTCGCCCACCGGCTGCCCGAGGGGCTGACCGACGAGCAGGCCGCGCCCCTGCTCTGCGCGGGCATCATCGGGTACCGGGCGCTGCGGGCCGCCGACGTGCCCCCGGGTGGCCGGCTGGGCATCTACGGCTTCGGCGGCAGTGGGCACCTCACCGCCCAGGTGGCGCTGGCCCAGGGGATGCGGGTGCACGTGCTCACCCGTGGCGCCCGCAACCAGGACCTGGCACAGCGGCTGGGGGTCGACTCGGTCGGTGGGCCTGCCGACCCGCCCCCGGAGCCGCTGGACGGTGCCGTGCTGTTCGCACCCGCCGGGGGCCTGGTCCCGGTCGCGCTCCGCGCGCTCGACCGCGGCGGCACCCTCGCGGTGGCCGGGATCTGGCTGTCGGCGATCCCGGCGCTGGACCACGCGACCGAGCTCTTCCAGGAGCGACGGCTGCGGAGCGTCACCGCGAACACCCGGCAGGACGCCGAGGAGTTCCTGGGACTGGCCGGGCGGCTCGGCGTGCGGGCCACGACCGTCGGCTACCCGATGGCGCAGGCGCAGGTCGCGCTGGCGGACCTGGCCGACGGCCGGTTCAGCGGCGCTGCCGTCCTGCACGCCTGA
- a CDS encoding universal stress protein → MDDRTELTDPSVPSGAAAPRPRVVVGVDGSPGSRAALAWALVSAARTGAALAVVSAFPVDFYWSDPYLLDRGRIEALRSHTEARTRELVDEVRREPAVASVPGASSVAAAVVVVPGAAAEHLVETSAGAAQLVVGSRGRGGVRSTLLGSVALHCSTHARCPVVVVHPSEVAASRPRVVVGVDGSEASRAALAQAVSAAALTGAELEAVAAFQQPTYWGDAQLVLAKPVAEVREAARRRAEEEVAEVAGGRPTVTVRVVTVEGPAGEVLVQRASGAELLVVGSRSRSGLPGMLLGSAALHCVVHARCPVMVVHPPAETGESPAPSSLAGVAH, encoded by the coding sequence GTGGACGACCGGACCGAGCTGACCGACCCGTCCGTCCCCTCCGGGGCGGCTGCGCCGCGCCCCCGGGTGGTGGTCGGCGTCGACGGGTCGCCGGGCTCGCGGGCCGCACTGGCCTGGGCACTGGTGTCCGCCGCGCGCACCGGCGCGGCCCTGGCCGTGGTCTCGGCGTTCCCCGTCGACTTCTACTGGTCCGACCCCTACCTGCTGGACCGGGGGCGGATCGAGGCGCTCCGGTCGCACACCGAGGCGCGGACGCGGGAGCTGGTCGACGAGGTCCGGCGGGAGCCGGCCGTGGCGTCGGTGCCGGGTGCCTCCTCGGTCGCCGCCGCGGTCGTCGTCGTCCCCGGCGCTGCCGCCGAGCACCTGGTCGAGACCTCCGCCGGGGCCGCCCAGCTGGTGGTCGGCAGCCGGGGACGGGGAGGCGTGCGCAGCACCCTGCTCGGTTCGGTCGCGCTGCACTGCTCGACCCACGCCCGGTGCCCGGTGGTCGTGGTGCACCCGTCGGAGGTGGCGGCGAGCCGACCGCGGGTGGTGGTCGGGGTCGACGGGTCGGAGGCGTCCCGCGCCGCACTGGCGCAGGCGGTCTCGGCTGCCGCGCTCACCGGTGCCGAGCTCGAGGCCGTGGCGGCGTTCCAGCAGCCGACCTACTGGGGTGACGCCCAGCTGGTGCTGGCCAAGCCGGTGGCGGAGGTGCGGGAGGCCGCGCGGCGCCGGGCCGAGGAGGAGGTCGCCGAGGTGGCGGGGGGCCGGCCGACGGTCACCGTGCGCGTGGTGACGGTCGAGGGACCGGCGGGGGAGGTCCTCGTGCAGCGGGCGTCGGGCGCCGAGCTGCTGGTGGTGGGGAGCCGCAGCCGGAGCGGGCTGCCCGGCATGCTGCTCGGCTCCGCGGCGCTGCACTGCGTGGTGCACGCCCGCTGCCCGGTCATGGTCGTGCACCCACCGGCGGAGACGGGGGAGTCACCCGCCCCGTCCAGCCTGGCCGGCGTCGCGCACTGA
- a CDS encoding DUF4389 domain-containing protein: protein MTEERPPYPVRVDAALDAPVSRWLWLVKWLLLVPHAVVLVFLWAAFFVVSVMAFFAVLVTGRYPRALFDFNVGVLRWSWRVQYYGYAALGTDRYPPFTLADVPDYPARLHVPHPARLSRGLVLVKWWLLALPHYLVVAVFAGGGLWLGSWSSGGGNDDGWAFGGLVGLLVVVAGVVLLFTGRYPRPVYDFVMGMDRWVLRVAAYAALMTDQYPPFRLDMGGTDPGSQVLGPPPAPSGPGQGGGASAAPSGPVPSTTGAVAYGTGDAPPQHRWTGGRAVALVLGAVLVLASTGPLTAGAALLWADRTQRDDGWLTSPRVEASTGQHALVSEDLQLDTSGADWVLDDVLGRVRLEATSLDGEQVFVGIAPSAAVGEYLGGVGRTQLQDLGAGRDSWGWGWDDEPGTGRRVDPGALRDLPGGPPATAPGEVDIWAASAQGGGTQVLEWAPADGDWTVVVMPADGSAGTSVDLALAATVPALPWVAGGLLATGAVLLAGGVLLIAVAVHRAQARPGPPAPGGPPAPPVGSGPDPVGVRPTPGGDPTLTPAGGPR, encoded by the coding sequence GTGACCGAAGAGCGCCCGCCGTACCCCGTGCGCGTCGATGCCGCGCTCGACGCACCGGTCAGCCGCTGGCTGTGGTTGGTCAAGTGGCTGCTGCTCGTCCCGCACGCCGTCGTCCTGGTCTTCCTGTGGGCCGCCTTCTTCGTCGTCTCGGTGATGGCCTTCTTCGCCGTCCTGGTCACCGGCCGCTACCCGCGGGCGCTGTTCGACTTCAACGTCGGCGTGCTGCGGTGGAGCTGGCGGGTGCAGTACTACGGGTACGCGGCGCTGGGCACCGACCGGTACCCGCCGTTCACGCTCGCCGACGTCCCGGACTACCCGGCCCGGCTGCACGTGCCCCACCCGGCGCGGCTGTCCCGTGGGCTGGTGCTGGTCAAGTGGTGGCTGCTGGCGCTGCCGCACTACCTGGTCGTCGCGGTGTTCGCCGGCGGCGGCCTGTGGCTCGGTTCCTGGAGCAGCGGCGGCGGCAACGACGACGGCTGGGCGTTCGGCGGTCTGGTCGGCCTGCTGGTGGTCGTGGCCGGGGTGGTGCTGCTGTTCACCGGCCGCTACCCGCGCCCGGTCTACGACTTCGTCATGGGGATGGACCGATGGGTCCTGCGGGTGGCGGCCTACGCGGCGCTGATGACCGACCAGTACCCGCCGTTCCGGCTGGACATGGGCGGCACCGACCCGGGGTCGCAGGTCCTCGGCCCGCCCCCTGCCCCCTCCGGGCCGGGTCAGGGCGGCGGGGCGTCCGCCGCGCCGTCCGGCCCGGTGCCGAGCACCACGGGAGCGGTCGCGTACGGCACGGGGGACGCCCCCCCGCAGCATCGGTGGACCGGCGGGAGGGCGGTGGCGCTCGTCCTCGGCGCGGTCCTCGTCCTGGCCTCCACCGGGCCGCTCACCGCCGGTGCCGCCCTGCTCTGGGCCGACCGCACCCAGCGGGACGACGGCTGGCTGACCAGCCCGCGGGTCGAGGCGTCCACCGGGCAGCACGCCCTGGTCAGCGAGGACCTCCAGCTGGACACCTCGGGCGCCGACTGGGTGCTCGACGACGTCCTGGGGCGCGTCCGGCTGGAGGCGACGTCGCTCGACGGCGAGCAGGTGTTCGTGGGGATCGCCCCGAGTGCTGCGGTCGGCGAGTACCTCGGCGGGGTCGGACGCACGCAGCTGCAGGACCTCGGTGCCGGACGGGACAGCTGGGGCTGGGGGTGGGACGACGAGCCGGGCACGGGCCGGCGGGTGGACCCGGGCGCGCTGCGTGACCTGCCCGGCGGACCACCGGCCACCGCTCCGGGCGAGGTGGACATCTGGGCGGCATCGGCCCAGGGCGGGGGCACCCAGGTGCTGGAGTGGGCACCGGCGGACGGTGACTGGACGGTGGTCGTCATGCCCGCCGACGGCTCGGCGGGGACGTCGGTCGACCTGGCGCTGGCCGCGACCGTGCCGGCGCTGCCCTGGGTGGCCGGCGGGCTGCTGGCGACCGGGGCCGTGCTGCTGGCCGGCGGTGTCCTGCTGATCGCGGTGGCGGTGCACCGGGCGCAGGCGCGGCCGGGGCCCCCGGCACCCGGTGGGCCCCCGGCGCCGCCGGTCGGGTCGGGTCCCGACCCGGTCGGCGTCCGGCCCACCCCCGGAGGCGATCCGACCCTGACCCCGGCCGGCGGACCGCGCTGA
- a CDS encoding Rv1733c family protein — protein sequence MADQPELADQPGAARRALRRAALGSGPLKRRSDRIELASRLLTAVALVLAVPVALVVGIAVGADTAALARERAAAASQQEAVLLADAAGPDGSGMFTAPVRATWPAPDGSVREGLVHAPSDARAGDRVEIWVDRDGQRTRPPMDVADVGAVAVVSGLVTLLVVAATATGGHLLVCRVLWLRRAREWEEQWCAVEPLWSGRRRPPAPPGSPVR from the coding sequence ATGGCCGATCAACCGGAGCTGGCCGATCAGCCGGGCGCCGCCCGGCGGGCGTTGCGGCGTGCCGCGCTCGGGTCCGGGCCGCTGAAGCGACGGTCGGACCGCATCGAGCTGGCCTCCCGGTTGCTGACCGCCGTCGCCCTGGTGCTGGCCGTGCCGGTGGCCCTGGTCGTCGGCATCGCGGTCGGGGCCGACACCGCTGCCCTGGCCCGCGAACGAGCCGCGGCAGCGAGCCAGCAGGAGGCCGTGCTCCTCGCCGACGCAGCCGGGCCGGACGGGAGCGGCATGTTCACCGCTCCGGTCCGGGCGACCTGGCCGGCACCGGACGGCTCCGTCCGGGAGGGCCTGGTGCACGCCCCGAGCGATGCCCGGGCCGGTGACCGCGTCGAGATCTGGGTGGACCGGGACGGGCAGCGGACCCGGCCGCCGATGGACGTCGCCGACGTGGGCGCCGTCGCGGTGGTGTCCGGTCTGGTCACCCTGCTGGTCGTCGCGGCGACCGCCACCGGAGGGCACCTCCTGGTGTGCCGGGTGCTGTGGCTCCGCCGCGCCCGGGAGTGGGAGGAGCAGTGGTGCGCCGTCGAACCGCTGTGGTCCGGGCGGCGGCGACCACCGGCGCCACCGGGCTCGCCCGTCCGGTGA
- a CDS encoding pyridoxamine 5'-phosphate oxidase family protein, protein MVDTPYVDHEVEVLDEAECLALMGTVLVGRIAFTERALPAVQPVAFALAHGEVYIPVHRGSTVAAASRGAVVAFAVDEIDALALTGWNVTVVGASRLISDPAAVRRLDELGLRPWAPADAHCYIGIQTGLVHGRRVSPRTGSVDGVVREAGRTA, encoded by the coding sequence ATGGTGGACACCCCGTACGTGGACCACGAGGTCGAGGTCCTGGACGAGGCAGAGTGCCTGGCGCTGATGGGCACCGTCCTGGTGGGCCGGATCGCCTTCACCGAACGGGCGCTGCCCGCCGTCCAGCCGGTCGCCTTCGCCCTGGCCCACGGGGAGGTCTACATCCCCGTGCACCGCGGCAGCACGGTGGCCGCGGCCAGCCGGGGCGCGGTCGTGGCGTTCGCGGTCGACGAGATCGACGCCCTGGCCCTCACCGGCTGGAACGTGACGGTCGTCGGCGCCTCCCGGCTGATCAGCGACCCCGCGGCGGTGCGCCGCCTGGACGAGCTCGGGCTGCGGCCCTGGGCACCGGCCGACGCGCACTGCTACATCGGCATCCAGACCGGGCTGGTGCACGGACGGCGGGTCAGCCCCCGTACCGGGTCGGTGGACGGCGTCGTCCGCGAGGCGGGGCGGACGGCCTGA
- a CDS encoding AI-2E family transporter codes for MSAAVPPPLPAAPADQGDGSRQLPSWVRRAVVVALAAVAGYQVVSWAFASIRGLLGLVFLAWLFAISVEPVVERLVRRGLRRGAATGVVLIGLAALVVAFAGVFGAVLVDQLAQLLTAAPDVVRDAVLWANATFGTSLQPDEVIESLQLTPARLQQLAQDLTPGVVDVLTQLLGVLFQFLTFVLFAFYMSAQGPTLRTTVTRLFPPRHQHVISTVWEIAVEKTGGYVISRLVLAALSAFFTGGFLFLLGVPFWLPLALWTGVVSQFIPTVGTYLAIAVPALVALSGQPVDALWVVVFGTLYQQVENYLFGPHVTARTVDIHPAVALGAVIAGAGLFGPMGALVAIPVVAAVQAVIETYGHRYELAPEPADAGAARGGGRPSRAGTAAAVRRAWTRRRTALRTSERERPARH; via the coding sequence GTGAGCGCGGCGGTCCCCCCGCCCCTGCCCGCTGCGCCCGCGGACCAGGGGGACGGGTCCCGGCAACTGCCGTCGTGGGTCAGGCGGGCCGTCGTCGTCGCCCTCGCTGCCGTCGCCGGCTACCAGGTGGTCTCCTGGGCGTTCGCCAGCATCCGTGGTCTGCTCGGCCTGGTCTTCCTCGCCTGGCTCTTCGCGATCAGCGTGGAACCGGTCGTGGAGCGCCTCGTCCGCCGCGGCCTGCGTCGGGGTGCCGCGACCGGGGTGGTCCTCATCGGGCTCGCCGCCCTGGTCGTCGCCTTCGCCGGGGTCTTCGGCGCGGTGCTCGTCGACCAGCTCGCCCAGCTGCTCACCGCCGCCCCGGACGTGGTCCGGGACGCCGTCCTCTGGGCCAACGCGACCTTCGGCACCTCCCTGCAGCCCGACGAGGTCATCGAGTCCCTCCAGCTGACCCCCGCGCGCCTGCAGCAGCTGGCCCAGGACCTGACGCCGGGGGTCGTCGACGTCCTCACCCAGCTCCTGGGGGTGCTGTTCCAGTTCCTGACGTTCGTCCTGTTCGCGTTCTACATGTCGGCGCAGGGACCGACCCTGCGCACCACGGTCACCAGGCTCTTCCCGCCCCGGCACCAGCACGTCATCAGCACCGTCTGGGAGATCGCGGTCGAGAAGACCGGCGGCTACGTGATCTCCCGGCTCGTCCTCGCTGCGCTGAGCGCGTTCTTCACCGGCGGCTTCCTGTTCCTCCTCGGGGTGCCGTTCTGGCTGCCCCTGGCGCTGTGGACCGGGGTGGTCTCCCAGTTCATCCCGACGGTGGGGACCTACCTCGCCATCGCCGTCCCGGCGCTGGTCGCCCTGTCCGGGCAGCCCGTCGACGCACTGTGGGTCGTCGTCTTCGGCACGCTGTACCAGCAGGTGGAGAACTACCTGTTCGGGCCGCACGTCACGGCCCGGACGGTGGACATCCACCCCGCCGTGGCGCTCGGTGCGGTCATCGCCGGCGCCGGGCTGTTCGGTCCGATGGGCGCCCTGGTCGCGATCCCCGTCGTGGCTGCCGTGCAGGCGGTCATCGAGACGTACGGGCACCGGTACGAGCTGGCACCGGAGCCCGCGGACGCGGGAGCCGCCCGCGGCGGCGGCCGACCCTCCCGCGCCGGGACGGCAGCCGCCGTCCGGCGTGCCTGGACCCGCCGGCGCACGGCCCTGCGCACGTCCGAGCGGGAGCGTCCGGCGCGGCACTGA
- a CDS encoding RIO1 family regulatory kinase/ATPase → MQDREGMVETTHPRALVPAVDARRPSWPPGADGRRPSGADRWYRCRVPRSVWVWAGVLVLGVAALVLLAFLTGRPSWVQAVDRAVRDLLFPGARSGAGPPGFWQDLDALGAGLGYRVVWVPTVLVLVWARRWRHLLVYLSTVSLVATLALVSVGDHLVARTLRTGLTGSADHVALPAWPVVVLAAVATGSLYALTPSGPARRWGWTAVAVLVGALALARVGSSLDSASAAVVSALVGSSAAALVASVFAPERAFPVTYDRRVKAHLDLDAQRRDRVLSAVRDQLGIEATELEPFRLDGSAGSTPCRLRLAHGPPTHLFGKLYATTHLRSDRWYKYARVLRYGRLEDEAPFSSVRRLVEHEDYMLRLLRDGGVQVPEPVGVVEVVPGQEYLLVSELVPDSVEVLESGLGDAVIDDALRQVRRLWAAGAAHRDVKPSNVLAQGDRVFLVDVSFGELRPSRWRQSVDLANMLLTLAVVAGPERVLGRAAAFFSAEELAEAFATTGSVTVPRQLQRMVQGTGRDLVGEFRALLPPHPRISVQRWSLRRVLLAVTAVCGVAVVSVLVVVNLRAGGLL, encoded by the coding sequence ATGCAGGACCGGGAGGGCATGGTGGAGACCACGCACCCACGGGCCCTGGTCCCCGCCGTGGACGCTCGACGTCCGAGCTGGCCGCCGGGCGCCGACGGGCGACGACCCTCCGGTGCCGACCGCTGGTACCGCTGCCGCGTCCCCCGGTCGGTCTGGGTCTGGGCCGGGGTGCTCGTCCTCGGGGTCGCCGCACTGGTGCTGCTGGCGTTCCTCACCGGCCGGCCCTCGTGGGTGCAGGCCGTCGACCGGGCGGTCCGCGACCTGCTCTTCCCCGGCGCCCGGTCGGGGGCCGGGCCACCGGGCTTCTGGCAGGACCTCGACGCGCTCGGTGCCGGGCTGGGGTACCGCGTGGTCTGGGTGCCCACGGTGCTGGTGCTGGTCTGGGCCCGCCGCTGGCGGCACCTGCTGGTCTACCTGTCGACCGTCTCCCTCGTCGCCACCCTCGCCCTCGTGTCCGTCGGCGACCACCTCGTCGCCCGGACACTCCGGACCGGGCTCACCGGCTCGGCCGACCACGTCGCGCTGCCGGCGTGGCCGGTCGTCGTCCTGGCCGCGGTCGCCACGGGCAGCCTGTACGCACTCACCCCCTCCGGCCCGGCCCGGCGCTGGGGGTGGACGGCGGTGGCCGTGCTGGTCGGGGCACTGGCCCTCGCGCGGGTCGGGTCGAGCCTGGACAGCGCGTCCGCCGCCGTGGTCAGCGCGCTGGTCGGCTCCAGCGCGGCCGCTCTCGTCGCCTCGGTGTTCGCGCCGGAGCGGGCGTTCCCGGTCACCTACGACCGCCGGGTCAAGGCGCACCTGGACCTCGATGCCCAGCGCCGGGACCGGGTGCTCTCGGCCGTCCGGGACCAGCTGGGCATCGAGGCGACCGAGCTGGAGCCGTTCCGGCTGGACGGCTCGGCCGGGTCGACCCCGTGCCGGCTGCGGCTGGCGCACGGACCGCCGACGCACCTGTTCGGGAAGCTGTACGCCACCACGCACCTGCGCTCGGACCGCTGGTACAAGTACGCCCGGGTGCTCCGCTACGGCCGGCTCGAGGACGAGGCGCCGTTCAGCTCGGTGCGCAGGCTCGTCGAGCACGAGGACTACATGCTCCGGCTGCTCCGCGACGGCGGGGTGCAGGTGCCCGAGCCGGTCGGGGTCGTCGAGGTGGTCCCCGGTCAGGAGTACCTGCTGGTGTCCGAGCTGGTGCCGGACTCCGTCGAGGTCCTGGAGTCCGGACTCGGCGACGCGGTCATCGACGACGCCCTGCGCCAGGTCCGGCGGCTGTGGGCGGCAGGTGCGGCCCACCGGGACGTCAAGCCGTCCAACGTGCTCGCCCAGGGCGACCGGGTGTTCCTCGTCGACGTCTCGTTCGGGGAACTGCGGCCCTCGCGCTGGCGGCAGTCCGTGGACCTGGCCAACATGCTTCTCACCCTCGCCGTCGTCGCCGGCCCGGAGCGGGTGCTCGGCCGGGCCGCGGCGTTCTTCTCCGCCGAGGAGCTGGCCGAGGCCTTCGCCACGACCGGCTCGGTGACGGTGCCACGACAGCTCCAGCGGATGGTCCAGGGGACCGGGCGCGACCTGGTCGGGGAGTTCCGGGCCCTCCTGCCACCCCACCCGCGGATCAGCGTGCAGCGCTGGAGCCTGCGCCGGGTCCTGCTGGCGGTCACCGCCGTCTGCGGGGTGGCCGTGGTGAGCGTGCTCGTGGTGGTCAACCTGCGGGCCGGCGGTCTGCTGTGA